TCAAAGGCTATCGGCATCTCACCCAACTCCACGAGGCACTTCAGCGGGACATCCAGCGCGAAGCCGTGACCGAGACCCGCATCGCCTGACCGGAGGAGCCTAAAGAATGCTATGGACCGCGTGACGATCGTTGATCCTGGAGCCAATGCGGAGGCCGGCTGTCAGGCCGAAGGTCAAAAGAAGCCTCTGTTGACGGACACGACGTGCACCCCACAGGGGAGGCCGCTTCGCAATTTCAACTAAGAATGGGATTGACTCTTCCAAGGCCTTGCGGTGGACATGGTAGTAGTCATCTGGTCGAACTATCTTTTGCTTTATGGCTGGATGATCATGAAATCTGTGTAGAGTTGACGACGAAAGGAAGAACAGAAAGTCGCAAGTTGGTGAGCTAATCAGCCTATGGAACACATCTGGTGTCACCTGAGCGACACCAGTCTGGTCGATGAATACCAGCTTGGCCGCATCCTGAAGGGCCAATGTCCGAGCGGATACCGTAAAGGCATCATCAAATCGCAGAGGCTGGATGTCGAAGGTAACATCCTGAAAACGAAGGTCATGCGCGACGATGTTGTCCTTTAATTGAGTAATCTTATCCTCATCTTCATCGTAGAAGTGCACATAGATGCGAACTTTTCCCCACCCCTCAGTTGTTTGGTAGCTCCGAAGCTGCTGTAGCAACCGTAATGGACTACCGAGCACATTCACACAATCAGTTCCTGGACCAGCAAAGAAATCGAAAACGTGGATTGCATTACACCAGGGTCTCTTGACCGACAAGAACACCGGAAACCACTCGCGGGCATAGAGCTCGAAGATTTGGAGTTTGGTGAGCGTTCCCTCGTTGAAAGGCTTATCGTGGAAATCCTCAGCCGCCATAGGGATCAAGCAAACTCTATCTCTTCCCTAATGGCCGACAATTCAGCTTCGGATGGGATAGTCCTAAGAGGACGAGCCGGAAACTCATCATAAGTCTTCCCATCTAGCTCTCGACCCGTCTCTGCTTTTCTGACTCCGCCCCATTGCTTGAAAAAGAACGGGACTTGAGCCTGATTGCATAGATCGCGAATCGCAAGTACCCAGGCTTTGGCCATCGGCCTGGCTCCGGGACCGCTTTCGCCGCCCACAATAACCCAATTGATACCTTCGAGACTGAACGGGCCGAGGTCTTCAAGCAAAGGCTCGATCGACAGGAAGCGGACTCGCCCCGGAGCTTCACGCAGATATGTCACGCGAGGAAGACCGTGCTTCCTGTTTTCGACACTCACGCCCCACCAAATGTTTGATTGAGCAGATGCGAATCGAAGTTTCCCCCTGAGCAGGTCCCGCATTCGCTCCGCACGTTTGGTCAACACTTGATAGGTGTGCCAGTTCGCCACTCGCATCACGCGCGCGACATTCACAATGTAGTCATCAGGGACCTGCTCATGGAACAAGTCACTCATCGAATTGACAAAAATCATTCGGGGGGTCCGCCACCGCAAGGGCTCTGCGAGCTTCTCCGGAACCAATCGTAAATCAAACCCCTGTTCAAAGGGGTGTCCTGGGACACCACGGAAACGTTCAGCAATCGTTTCCGCATAACAGTTGGCGCACCCCGGACTGACCTTCGAGCACCCGCGGACCGGGTTCCATGTCGCGTCGGTCCATTCAATCTTGGAGTGGTCACTCATAGGCTAAAATCGGATGGCTTTGCTTTGGGTGGCTTTGCTGATGAGGTCATTGTAGTACTTCTGCCTGGGCGCTGAACAGAATTCCTTCGCCATGACCATGTATAGACAAGTCGGGCCGATAGAGACCTGTCGTCTCAGATCCCCATCTTACGCTTCACGTTTCACGCTTAACGCACCTACCGCACGACCAGGACCGAACAGGGGCTGTGCTGGACAAGCCTCGTGGAGACGCTGCCCAGCAGGAACCGCGCGATGGCCCCTCGCCCCCTGGCGCCGCTGATCACCAGGTCGCTCTGTCGTCGCTCGGCGAACTTGATGATCTCATCCGCCGGGTGGCCGATCTTGAACACCGGCTCGACGAGGTAGCCGGCCTGAACCAGTTTCGCGGCGGCCGATTCGACCAGGCGATGGCCCGGCTCTCTCAGCTCCGGGTACTTCAGCAGGGGCATGGCGTAGAGGACCGCCACTTCGATGGCGGGCCCCTTATCCTTCTTCGGGACAAACTGCCGCTCCAGAAAATGCAGCGCCTTCAAAGAAGCCTTGGAACCGTCGGTCGCATAGACGATCCGGCGGATCGGGCGAGCCGGCTCCCGCACGACCAGCACCGAGCCCTTGGCATGATGGACGACCTTGGTGGAGACGCTCCCGAGCATGAACCGATCCAGCGCGTCGAGCCCGCGGCTCCCGATGACGGTCAGCGTCCCGGCGCCCTTCGCCTGTTGGAGTATGGCCTCGGCGACCGAGCCGTGCTCGCGGAGCACCGTTGCTTTGATCTTGAGCGACGCAAACCGCGCGCGCGTCTCCTTCACCACCGCGTCCGCCCGTTCCTCCAGCCGCTGCGCCTCCTTCTGCACGTAGGGCGCATCCCAGGCCGGCACCGGATGCGGCACCAGCGGCATCTTCAACGCCGAGAGGTCCACCACATGCAGCGCCGTCACCTTCTTCGCGTCGACCAGCGGAAGCCGCGCAACCCAGTCCGTCGCCCAGCGCCCGTATTTCGACCCATCGATCGCCAGCAGGATTTTCATCACGCTCTCTCCTTCTCAGAGTGGGCCATCGACTCAGGGATAGGCACCGCGCGGCCGCGTGGCCAGTCCCCCATGCTCAGAGGTGACCAGGTATTCGAATCTGGCCCGAAACGTCTCGGGCGTCATCTTGATGAGCGCCGCATGCCGCGCCATCTCTTCCGGTCGCTCGAAATCGTCGGCGGAGAGTCGGATCATGTACCCGCGCGCGATCTGATAGGACTCGGACGTGACATCAACCATCCGCACGCGCGTCCGGCCCGTCAGCGGGTCCAGAATCGATTCGAACGGAATCGGCACGAACCGCCCATTCTGGATAGACACCATCGCGGCGCTGCCGCCGTCGAGCAAAAACTGTGCGGCGCAGTAGCCCATGTCCCGGGTGTACTCCATGTCGAACGGGATGGGGTCTGCGCAGCGGAGCTCGTAGCCGATCTCCTTGGTCACCACCGTGGTCGTAATCCCGAATTCCTTGAGCGCTTGTTCGACGGCCCGCTTGATCACGTCTCCCAAAGCCACTTCCGACAGACGCACGTGTCCGTGATCGTCCCTCTCCACGTGTTCGAGTCCGCCGAAGTCCTCCGGGCTCAGGTATTCGGCCAACCCTTCGGCCAGGACGGCGACCCCATCGTTTCGGCCCATACTGCGTCGTTTGATGATCGCGCCCACCAGCGTATCCACGAGCGTGGCAAGACGGATCGGACGTTTCGAGAACTCCTCAGGAATCACTGTCAGCGTTGCGCCCGCTGCTTTCCCGATGCCGAGCGCGAGGTGCCCGGCCTTGCGGCCCATGGCCACGACAAAATACCACCGCGACGTGGTCATCGCGTCGACCATCAGGTTCTTGACGAGCTCGACGCCGACGTGGCGAGCGGTCTGAAACCCGAACGTGGGGATGCCGTACGGCAGGTCCAGGTCGTTGTCGATGGTCTTCGGCACGTGGACGACCAGCAAGCGGCCCGCCGCTTGCTGGTCGAGCTTTAGGGCGGAAAAGGCCGTGTCGTCTCCTCCGATGGTGATGAGCCGGGAGACGCCGAGCTGTTGTAACGTGGCGAAAACGATGTCCAGGTCAGAGGGCTTCTTGGTCGGATTGGCCCGCGACGTACCCAGATAGGACCCGCCCCGGAAGTGTATCCGGCTGACCTCCGCGATGGAGAGCGGCTTGGTCTTGCTCGCGTCGCCGATCATCAGCCACTTGAAGCCATCCTGGATCCCCAGCACCTTGCAGCCGCCCATGATGCTGCGGATCGTCGCCGCGCTGATCACGCTGTTGATTCCCGGCGCTGGGCCGCCCCCGACCAGGATGCCGATCGTTGTTCGAGGTTCACTCATCGGTTCTTCCGTTCTGACTCAGTTCGGAGTTGACTCATCACTCGACACTCAGAACTCAGAGCTCTTCTCACAGCTTCTCCCACCGTCCTTCCAGCTTCTTCATCACCTGCGGCAAGGTCGTGTATTCCATTTCCTCCAGCGGCAGGCGGTGCGGCTCGAAGGGCCCATGCCGCCGCAGGACGTCGGCGACTTGGTTGGCTTCGCGCCGCGCTTCCTCGAACGCCGGATCGTCGAACATGTCACGGGGGCCGATCAACCGTCCGTCTGCGATCTGAAAGCCCAGGCAGGCCACGCGTGGAGGACCGTCGAATCGGCTCGGGGTGGCCTGTTTGATCGGAACCGCCATGAGAGGCCCATAGTGCGACCCGCGCATCCAGCCCTCGATGATCCAGGGATAGCGGAAGGGTTCGAGCACCTCGCCGACCGCCGGAAAATTCTGCTGCGCCCGCACGACCATCACCGGGTCGTCCTTGCCGACGTATTTCCCCGCGAGCAAGGACAGTCGCTCGGTCGACGAGACGGCGGCAATCGTGCCGTCCGCGCGCGAGAACACGTGCTTGATCGTGAACCGCCCCGGCGTGCCGATAAACATCAGCATGTCGTAGAGGTCTTCCGGGCAGTCGAACAGGATCTTCTTGTGCTCGCGGATGTCGTGCACTTCGAACCGGAACCCCTGATGCATCCCTGGCGCGATCACGAGCCCCGCCGTCGTGAACGGATCGGCAAACATTTTAAACAGCGGGAGATTCCAGGCGCCGGCCGAGGTCTTATCGGCCATGAAGACCAGGACCGGTTCGGAAGTCCGCTCCACGATCTCCATTTCGGCCACCCCGGGCCCCTGCCCGCGCACGTTCCCGCTGAACGCATCGCTCAGCAGATCCTGCCCGGCCCCGTACAGATGCAACTCCTTCGCAACCGCGGTGCCCTTTACAAACGTGTCCCAGGCCAGTTTGTGGATCTGCTCGTTATCCACCCCCTGCCGGTGCGTGAGGATCAACTGCAGATCGTCGCCGCAAGCGGTGACGTGAAAGTCGATGAGGAGACCGCGCTTGCGCGCGGCGGACAGTTCCTCGGTCGCCACCTCCACGAGCCGAGGATGAATAGCCGAATGGCCGACCCATCCGCCGATGTCCGCCTTGATGACGCTGATCGTCAGCTTGTTTGATTTCGCCATTGCTGTCTCCTTTTCCATAGAGCCTCCTCCTTCGCTTTCTCTAGCTGATTGACCTGACCGCCGCAGGCCAATCCCGCCGCGCGATCCGTTGCTCCACCTCTTGTTGAACCAGCGCCGCCCGTGCCTGCGCGCGTCGCGTGACTTCATCGGCAGTCCGTAGCGCAGCAAAGCTGTGCAGTGCCCGCATCAGGGCGATCCCCGATTGGTAGGCCTGTTCCAGGTGAAGCGGTTTGTTGCCCTGCAATTTCCGAAACCCTTCACGGCCACCCTCCGGGAAATCCCAATCGTGCATGCCGCTCCAGCAACCTGCGCGGACCAGCAGCAGCCCGATCGGGGTCGCTTCCGCCGGGACATGCGCCGCCAGCGCGGCTCGCGTCTCGCGCTCTAACCAGCTCTCCGCGCCAAAGCTTTCGTAGGCAAGCCACAGGCGGCCGCCGGCCGGAATGAGCGCGCCCAGACATCGCGCCACCTCCCCGAATAGGCCCTCCCCCTCTCCCAACCCCTCCCCCTCATCCTGAGGGTGAGGAAAGGGCGGGGGTGCAAATTCCCCATCAATCCAGGCGGGCACGAAGCTCGAGGGCCGCCCCGCATTCCAGCGGCCTTGGAACAGCGGCTCATGTGATCGGGAGCCGTCCGGATCAATGAGATACAGGGCAAAGTCCCGCTGATCCACGTACCGAGGTCGTCCAACGACCTCAACACGCAACCGATACCGCCCAACTGCCTGTCCGTTCAATGATTCAACCATGACAGCGGACACCCTCTCCCTTCATCCAGCTTCCCCTATCGCATCGCCCCATCCTTCGTTCAAGAAGCTCTCTGCTATCGTGAGAATGACCGTGCGTGGAGGCGCAGACCTCGGTCACTCGC
The DNA window shown above is from Nitrospira tepida and carries:
- the tcmP gene encoding three-Cys-motif partner protein TcmP translates to MAAEDFHDKPFNEGTLTKLQIFELYAREWFPVFLSVKRPWCNAIHVFDFFAGPGTDCVNVLGSPLRLLQQLRSYQTTEGWGKVRIYVHFYDEDEDKITQLKDNIVAHDLRFQDVTFDIQPLRFDDAFTVSARTLALQDAAKLVFIDQTGVAQVTPDVFHRLISSPTCDFLFFLSSSTLHRFHDHPAIKQKIVRPDDYYHVHRKALEESIPFLVEIAKRPPLWGARRVRQQRLLLTFGLTAGLRIGSRINDRHAVHSIL
- a CDS encoding DUF5131 family protein, which encodes MSDHSKIEWTDATWNPVRGCSKVSPGCANCYAETIAERFRGVPGHPFEQGFDLRLVPEKLAEPLRWRTPRMIFVNSMSDLFHEQVPDDYIVNVARVMRVANWHTYQVLTKRAERMRDLLRGKLRFASAQSNIWWGVSVENRKHGLPRVTYLREAPGRVRFLSIEPLLEDLGPFSLEGINWVIVGGESGPGARPMAKAWVLAIRDLCNQAQVPFFFKQWGGVRKAETGRELDGKTYDEFPARPLRTIPSEAELSAIREEIEFA
- a CDS encoding universal stress protein, whose protein sequence is MKILLAIDGSKYGRWATDWVARLPLVDAKKVTALHVVDLSALKMPLVPHPVPAWDAPYVQKEAQRLEERADAVVKETRARFASLKIKATVLREHGSVAEAILQQAKGAGTLTVIGSRGLDALDRFMLGSVSTKVVHHAKGSVLVVREPARPIRRIVYATDGSKASLKALHFLERQFVPKKDKGPAIEVAVLYAMPLLKYPELREPGHRLVESAAAKLVQAGYLVEPVFKIGHPADEIIKFAERRQSDLVISGARGRGAIARFLLGSVSTRLVQHSPCSVLVVR
- the pfp gene encoding diphosphate--fructose-6-phosphate 1-phosphotransferase, which codes for MSEPRTTIGILVGGGPAPGINSVISAATIRSIMGGCKVLGIQDGFKWLMIGDASKTKPLSIAEVSRIHFRGGSYLGTSRANPTKKPSDLDIVFATLQQLGVSRLITIGGDDTAFSALKLDQQAAGRLLVVHVPKTIDNDLDLPYGIPTFGFQTARHVGVELVKNLMVDAMTTSRWYFVVAMGRKAGHLALGIGKAAGATLTVIPEEFSKRPIRLATLVDTLVGAIIKRRSMGRNDGVAVLAEGLAEYLSPEDFGGLEHVERDDHGHVRLSEVALGDVIKRAVEQALKEFGITTTVVTKEIGYELRCADPIPFDMEYTRDMGYCAAQFLLDGGSAAMVSIQNGRFVPIPFESILDPLTGRTRVRMVDVTSESYQIARGYMIRLSADDFERPEEMARHAALIKMTPETFRARFEYLVTSEHGGLATRPRGAYP
- the fbp gene encoding fructose-1,6-bisphosphate aldolase/phosphatase, which produces MAKSNKLTISVIKADIGGWVGHSAIHPRLVEVATEELSAARKRGLLIDFHVTACGDDLQLILTHRQGVDNEQIHKLAWDTFVKGTAVAKELHLYGAGQDLLSDAFSGNVRGQGPGVAEMEIVERTSEPVLVFMADKTSAGAWNLPLFKMFADPFTTAGLVIAPGMHQGFRFEVHDIREHKKILFDCPEDLYDMLMFIGTPGRFTIKHVFSRADGTIAAVSSTERLSLLAGKYVGKDDPVMVVRAQQNFPAVGEVLEPFRYPWIIEGWMRGSHYGPLMAVPIKQATPSRFDGPPRVACLGFQIADGRLIGPRDMFDDPAFEEARREANQVADVLRRHGPFEPHRLPLEEMEYTTLPQVMKKLEGRWEKL
- a CDS encoding DUF1122 family protein, translating into MVESLNGQAVGRYRLRVEVVGRPRYVDQRDFALYLIDPDGSRSHEPLFQGRWNAGRPSSFVPAWIDGEFAPPPFPHPQDEGEGLGEGEGLFGEVARCLGALIPAGGRLWLAYESFGAESWLERETRAALAAHVPAEATPIGLLLVRAGCWSGMHDWDFPEGGREGFRKLQGNKPLHLEQAYQSGIALMRALHSFAALRTADEVTRRAQARAALVQQEVEQRIARRDWPAAVRSIS